The following proteins are co-located in the Oncorhynchus gorbuscha isolate QuinsamMale2020 ecotype Even-year linkage group LG22, OgorEven_v1.0, whole genome shotgun sequence genome:
- the ccl25a gene encoding C-C motif chemokine 25, with amino-acid sequence MRFSVVFILILACLCVTLAQGSYEDCCLKFVRRVKKTAVRMVTSYRRQETDGGCNIHAIVFTMKRGRLFCADPREKWVNELMLKVATKKSKKHMKGLKKRGG; translated from the exons ATGCGGTTCAGCGTAGTGTTCATTCTAATCCTAGCCTGTCTATGCGTCACGCTGGCCCAAG GTTCCTATGAAGACTGCTGTCTGAAGTTCGTGCGGAGGGTGAAGAAGACCGCTGTGAGGATGGTGACGAGTTACAGGAGGCAGGAGACGGACGGGGGCTGCAACATCCACGCTATAGT GTTCACCATGAAGAGAGGCAGGTTGTTCTGTGCTGACCCCAGAGAGAAGTGGGTGAATGAACTGATGCTGAAGGTCGCAACCAAGAAGAGTAAAAAG CACATGAAGGGGCTAAAGAAGCGAGGAGGCTAG